The sequence AAAGGGGCTGTTCTCAGGAACACCGGAAATGGTGCTGGGAGTAATTTTCGCTATTATCAGTTTCCTCTTTGTGGATCTGTTTGACAGTATCGGTGTCCTTTTAGGTGTTTCATCGAAAGCCGGCCTGGTGGATGAGAAGGGGAATATTCCGTGCGCCGGTAAGGCATTGTTTGTAAGTGCCGGCGGAGCGGCTGTTGGGGCATTACTGGGAACGAATACGGTGACGATTTATGGCGCAGAAAGTGCAACCGGGATTAACGAAGGCGGAAGAACCGGTCTTACCGCCTGTGTGACTGGGGTGCTGTTTTTGTTCACGTTGTTTTTATCACCGTTGTTTCTTATGATTCCATCGATCGCTACGGCGCCAGCTTTGGTTATGGTAGGGATATTTATGATAGAGCCATTAAGGAAGCTGCCACTTGATGATGTGTCCATCGCACTTCCGGTATTTCTTACAGTGGCTTTTATGCCATTTACCTATAATATTGCATATGGAATCCTGTTTGGACTAATTGGATATACCATTGGTCAGGTTGCCGCCGGTAAGGCAAAGGAAATGACAAAGACGGTGTGGGTGTTAACGGTTATCTTTATTGTGTATCTGCTGCTGGAGATTATTTTATAGGAGGGGAATGAATATGAGAACATTTGAGGAAATAAAGAATACGATCGAGACAGGTCTGGGGATGCATCCCTGCGATTTGAAACTGGAACATGTGAAACTGGTAAATGTATTTTCAGGCGAAGTGTATCCCACGAATATATATATTAAAAACAAAAGAATTGTATCCATCGACCCTGATGCAGTTCTGGAAGCGGAACGCGTGCTGGATTGTAAAGGACAATATGCGCTGCCGGGGCTGATAGATGCCCATATGCACTTTGAGTCCACCATGCTTTCCCCGGAAGCGCTGGCTTCCGTAGTAGTTCCCCAGGGAACGACCACATTGTGTGCAGATTTAATGGAAATTGCAAATGTGGCAGGAGAGCAGGGGCTAAGGGCAATGCTGCAGTCTATGAACCGCCTTCCATACAGAATGCTGATTGAAGTCTCTTCCCGGGTGCCAACTGCACCAGGACTTGAGACGACAGGAGCAGTTCTGGGAGCAAAGGAAGTTGCAGACATCATGGATTGGGAAGAAAGCGTCAGCTTGGGAGAACTGGATCCATCTAAGATTCTCTTTGTAAAAGATGAGTACCTCCATAAGATAGCGGATACCCTTTCGCGGAGAAAACTGGTAAACGGGCATGCCATAGGACGCTTGGGGCAGGAACTGAATGTATATGCTTCTTCGGGAATATCTGACGACCATGAATGCGTAAATACCAATGAAATGCTGGAACGCCTGAAGGTGGGAATGAAGGTGTTTATCCGGGAAGGAAGCAGCGAGCGGAACGTGGACGAACTGGTTAAGGGGATTGTTGACAACCGACTGGATACTTCTAATATTATGTTCTGCACCGATGATAAACATGCGAGGGAGATACAGGTGGAAGGACATATTAACTATAATGTGTCAAGAGCTGTGGAACTGGGACTGGACCCGATGGAAGCGATTCAGATAGCAACGGTGAATGCGGCAAAGCATTTCCGCATGGAAGATGAAATCGGAAGCATTACTCCCGGCCGTTTGGCAGATCTTTTCCTTGTGGAAGACTGGCGTATTGTAAAGCCTACCATGGTTATATTTGAGGGAAAGGTGGTTGCAGCAGACGGTGAACTTCTGGAAGAATGCAGGGTGAGTGATTACCCTGAGTGGATTAAAAATACGGTAATCCTGAAAAATGAAATCACTTCTGATTCCTTCCGGGCAGCATCAAAGATAACAGATGGAACGACGAATATTCATGTAATTGATATGATTCCAAGGCAGATCATTAACCATCATATCATAAAAGAAATGAAGGTAAAGAATGGTTCTGTTTTATCGGATGTTGAACAGGATATACTCAAACTTGCAGTTGTAGAACGGTATGGAAAAAATGGCAATGTTGGAGTTGGATTTGTCCGTGGATTCCAACTGAAGAAAGGGGCGCTGGCCTATTCCATGTCCCATGACCACCATAATATAGTGGTAGTAGGGACGAATGATGAAGATATGGCGGTGGCAGTGAATGAAGTTGCCAGACTGAATGGAGGGCTGGCAGTAGCCTGTGATGGAGGGATCTTAAACAGCATGGAGCTGCCGATTGGAGGCCTTATGAGTGAAAAAACAGCGGAAGAAGTGATGGCACAGCTGGATATTCTGAATGCGGATGCAAAAAAAATGGGCTGTGAGATGGAAGCCCCGTTTATGTCCTTAAGTTTTATATCCCTTCCGACGGTTCCAGATCTGGGGCTGACTGATAAGGGACTGGTGGATGTGCTTGAACATAAACTGATTGAACTGGAGTTAGAATAGAGATGAGTTAGTAATACCTTAAGGCCTCTGCATATTTTTGCAGGGGCCTTACTTAGTTAGAATAATATCCGATGTGTTCCCTTGAAAATCAATAGTTTCCAGCACACTGAAATCCAGCACGGTTATCCTATGAGGATTGACCAGAACCAGAACACATTCATAGGTTTGTCGCGGAAAAATCAGTAAAGCAGTTGACAATAATCATTTATAATAATATAATGAAAAAAGTTAGCGTCAACTAACTGAATATATTTATTAAATGAGGAGATGAAATGAAAAAAATCAACGTATTAAAATTAACTACCATTATGGCAGCGGCCGCTTTAATGATGACAGCCTGCTCAAGTCCAAGCACTTCTAAAACTACTGAAACCATTGAGACCACTGAAGCGTCTCAGGCCGCTGAAACCACTGCAGCTGCTAAGAGCGAAGAAGCTTTAACGGTTGAAATTAAAGATATTCATGGCATGGTTACAGTTCCTGTAAATCCTCAAAAGGTAATTTCTTTGGATAATAGAACTTATGAAACATTATCAGACTGGGGAATTAAATTAGTCGCTGCTCCAAAGGGTGTAATGCCGGCGGATTCCCTATATGTAGCCGATGAATCTGTTCTGGATATCGGAAATCACCGCGAACCGAATCTTGAGATTATAGCAGCTGCAGACCCTGACCTCGTAATAATCGGTCAAAGATTTGCGTCCTATTATGAAGAAATAAAAAAATTAGTGCCAAATGCAGCTGTTATTGATTTAAATTTTGATGTTTCTGAGGAAGCGGATACACCTGGAGAAAACTTAGTAAACGGACTTAAGGATTCCACCGTAGCACTTGGAAAAATTTTTGATAAAAACAAAGAAGCTGAACAATTGACAGCTGACTTTGATCAGGCGATCGAAGCTGTTAAATCTGCATATAACGGAACAGATACCATTATGAGTGTTGTGGTTTCCGGTGGTAATATCGGCTTTTCAGCTCCTCATTCCGGCCGTGTTTGGGGGCCGATGTATGAAGTGTTCGGATGGGTTCCGGCATTAGATATTGATAATACGACTTCCGATCATCAAGGGGATGATATTTCTGTAGAAGCGATAGCACAAAGTAATCCGGATTGGATTTTCGTATTAGACCGTGATGCTGCAGTATCTTCTACAACTGATGCGGTTCCTGCTCAGGACGTTATCGATCAATCACCTGCTCTTCAAAACGTAACCGCTGTTTCTGAAGGGCATATCGTTTATGCACCAGCTGATACTTACACAAACGAATCCATACAAACATATCTGGAGTTATTTGGAGACCTTGCAAAGGCTTTGGCTGAATAGTATATAGGAGTATAGCAAAGAGTTGAAAAATACAGCGAAAAAAATGATTGGGGCTGGGAATTCTCAGCCCCAACGTTATTATAACAATAAGAAATGGACAAAACCTTTTATATTAGCGATTATCGTTGTTATTATTTTAGGTATTATATCACTGTTTACCGGAGCTTATGATATACAGGGTCAAGCGGATGGAAGGGATATGTTTTTCATAACGCGGGTACCTAGAACAGCTGCACTCATGCTTACCGGAGCGGCAATGTCAATGTCAGGACTGGTCATGCAGCTTATTACACAAAATCGTTTGGTTGAACCTACAACAACAGGGACGATTGAATGGTCGGGTTTGGGACTTCTCATTGTCTATTTAATATTTCCGGCACCAACTTTAGTTTTAAGAATGACCGGGGCAATCATGTTTTCTTTTATAGGAACTATGATTTTCTTTCTGTTTTTAAGAAGAGTGAAACTCCGTTCGTCTTTGATTGTCCCGATTATTGGGATGATGCTTGGAGCAGTTATTTCTGCATTTTCTACTTTTATAGGACTTACCTTCCAAATGACGCAAAATATTGAAAGCTGGTTTGTAGGCTCGTTTGCAGCCGTTCAAATCGGAAGATACGAATATTTATGGCTGATTATTATAGTTACTGGCTTTATTTTTATTTATGCGGATAAGCTGACGTTAGCCGGTCTGGGGGAAGATGTCGCTACGAGTCTTGGAGTAAATTATAATAAGATAATTATTTTGGGGACCGGTCTTATTTCTATTGCGGTTGGAATTGTTACAGCTGTTATTGGAAATTTACCTTTCTTAGGTTTAATTGTACCCAATATTGTTTCCATGTACAGAGGAGATAATCTTAGGGGTAATCTGCCTTGGGTATGTGTGTTGGGAATGGGCGTAATAACTCTTTGTGACATTATTTCCCGAACAATTATAATGCCCTTTGAAGTTCCTGTCTCTTTGATTCTTGGAACAGTGGGATCAATTGTATTTATTGTTATCTTATTAAGGCAAAGGAGGCTAAGATGAACGGAATAGAATACAATACCGGCCTTCATCATGAACACAGATCAGCGAGAGCTTTTCGTTCTAAAAAAGAAGAAAAAAAATATTGGATATTGTTGATAACCTTGATTGGTTTGGGTGTTTTTGCTTCCTATGGACTTTTGGTTTATAATAATCCAGTTCCAATTGATTCTCCTTCTTTTCTCCCGGTTGTAAGAAGAAGGATGTTCGCTCTTACGGCGATGATCATTTCAGCCGTTTGTCAGAGTTTATCGACAGTCACTTTCCAATCGATTACGAGTAACAGGATTATAACCCCTTCCCTTTTAGGCTTTGAAGCACTTTACTCAACCATTCATACCAGTACCATATTTTTCTTTGGTGCCAGTGCCTTTATTAATTTTAGTGGGATTGGATCCTTTGTATTTCAAGTTGTTGTTATGGTCTTGATGTGCCTGATCCTTTATGGCTGGCTGCTTTCCGGAAAGTATGGAAATTTACAGCTTATGCTTTTAGTTGGCGTTATTATGGGGACTGGGCTGAAGTCTTTATCATCGTTTATGAGAAGACTTCTTGCACCGTCAGAGTTTGATATTTTACAGGCAAGATTGTTTGGCTCTGTCAACAATGCGGATTCTAAATATTTTCCTCTTGCAATTCCGGTTGTAATAATTGTAGCTATACTTCTTCTTGCTTATTCTAAGAAGTTAAATGTTGTGTCACTTGGAAAAGATTGCTCTACTTCATTGGGTGTCAAACATCAAGTTCATGTGATTTATGCTCTGATTTTAGTATCTGTTTTGATGTCAATTTCTACGGCTTTGGTTGGGCCGCTTACTTTTTATGGATTTTTAGTTGCAACTTTAAGTTATCAAGCGGCGCCAACATATGATCACAGATACATTTTTCCAATGTCTCTTGCGATTGGATTTTTGATAATAACAGGTGCTTACTTTTTTATGTACCATATATTCAGGGCTCAAGGAGTAGTTTCAGTTATTATCGAGATGTTTGGCGGAATAGCATTTTTAATCGTAATTTTAAGGAAAGGTACTTTATGATAATAATAGATAATGCCAGAAAGTCGTATGATGAGGTAGAAATAGGACCTTTGGATATTAAAATACCAAAAGCAGGTCTCACTTCTTTGATCGGACCCAATGGTGCTGGAAAATCTACAACACTTTTGATGATTGGAAGACTTTTGGATATGGAAGAAGGCCATATTAAGGTGGCGGATATGGATGTTACTGAATCGAAATCAGAGGACTTAGCAAAAGTTTTGACTATTTTGCGACAGGAAAATCATTTTGTAACAAGGCTTACTGTCAGACAGCTGGCTGGATTTGGCCGTTTTCCTTATTCAAAAGGAAGATTAACGAAAGAGGATGAAGCCATTATTTCTAAATATATTGATTTTTTAGAGTTGACTGATCTGGAAAACAGATATTTGGATGAGCTTTCCGGCGGCCAAAGACAAAGGGCATATGTGGCAATGGTTTTGTGCCAGGAGACGGAATATGTACTTCTTGACGAACCTTTGAACAATCTTGATGTTGCCCGTTCTGTTCAGATGATGGAACATTTGAAGCATGCGGCCAATGAATTTGGAAGAACCATTGTGGCTGTTATGCATGATATTAATTTTGCGGCCAAATATTCTGATCGAATCTGTGCGATGAAAAACGGACGAATTGCCGCTTTTGGCACGGTAGATCAGATTATGGATTCAAACGTTTTGACTAATATTTTTGAAACGAAAATAGAAATTATCGATGGGCCGTATGGGCCTATAGCAATTTATTGAGTTAGTGTCTGCTATCCGGTCCATGTCAATACCAAGCTAAAATCATTCATGAAATTCACTACCTGTCTCATACCATAGTATAGGTTATCAGTAATCGTTTTTCGGATTTCTGATAAAAGGGCTGCCTTTCAGCCCGTCTATCTGATTATCGGAAGCAGTCCGATAATATGAGAAACAGGAAGGAGCGTCAGAATGGAAGAATGGTTTCGTTTATCGGAGGATGAGGCCCTTGCTAAGCTCGGCGCAGGCAGGAACGGCCTGGATTCCAGGGAGGTCCTGAGGCGCAGGCAGACATATGGTCCGAATACACTAAAGAAGGCGGAACGCAAAAGCGCTTTCCAGGTGTTTTTGGACCAGTTTAAAGACCTGTTAGTCATCATCCTGATTATAGCAGCAGTGATTTCTATGATATCTGGTGACGTGGAGAGCACAGGAGTGATTTTTGCAGTGCTTCTGCTGAATGCGATTCTGGGAACCGTGGAGCACCAGAAGGCAGAGAAGTCCTTAGACAGTCTTATGGCCCTGTCGTCACCGGTAGCAAAGGTGATAAGAGAGGGGAAAAAGCAGGAAATCTTTTCGGGGGAGATCGTTCCTGGGGACATACTGCTCCTGGAAGCAGGGGACATGGTAGCGGCAGACGGCCGGATCCTGGAAAATTACTCCCTTTTGGTCAATGAAAGCTCCCTGACTGGAGAATCCATTAATGTGGAGAAACGGACGGGTAGGATCCGGGAAAAGAAGGTACCTTTGGCCGAGCAGACGAATATGGTGTTTTCCGGTTCCCTGGTGGCAGCAGGCAGGGCAAAGGTACTGATCACAGGTACCGGAATGGATACGGAAATCGGCAGGATCGCTTCCCTTATGAATGACACGGGGGAAAAAAAGACACCTCTTCAGGTAAGCTTAGACCAGTTCGGAAGCAGGCTGGCAGCAGCTATCCTGTTTATTTGTGCGGTAGTTTTCGGCCTTAGCATCTACCGGAGGATGCCGGTTTTAGATTCCCTGATGTTTGCCGTAGCCCTGGCGGTTGCAGCGATACCGGAAGCGTTAAGTTCCATTGTCACTATCGTTCAGGCAATGGGCACACAGAAAATGGCTGGAGAGAATGCCATCATAAAGGATTTAAAGGCAGTGGAAAGCCTTGGCTGCGTTTCTGTCATCTGCTCCGATAAGACTGGAACATTGACACAAAACCGCATGACCGTACAGCAAATCTACGTAAACAGCCGCCTTTATCCTCCGGAGCTCTTAAACAAAGAGGTTCCAGTACATAAATATCTGTTGTATGATGCTGTTTTAAATAATGATTCCGCTTACATAGAAGGAAAGCTGTTAGGGGACCCGACGGAAGCCGCACTGGTGCAAATGGCCGAAAGGGTGGGAATAAATGAGGAAGCCATGAAATCCTATTACCCCAGAGCAGGGGAGATTCCCTTTGATTCCAAGAGAAAGCTTATGAGCACCATGCACAGGATCGAAGGAAAAAGGGTACTGTTCACAAAGGGAGCGGTGGATGTGCTGCTTCCCAGGATCAGTCATATTTGGACAGGGGAAGGGATCCGCCACATGAGGGAGGGGGACCGGCAGAACTTAATTGAGCAGAACATGGAGTTTTCCAAACAGGGACTCAGGGTTTTGACTTTTGCCTGCCGGGAAATGAATGAGGATGAAAAGCTGACGGAAAAATCAGAGGCCGGCTATACCTTTCTTGGAATGGTCGCGATGATGGATCCGCCCCGTCCGGAGACAAAAAATGCCGTATTAAATGCCAAAAGAGCAGGCATCCGCCCGGTAATGATTACAGGGGACCATAAGATCACTGCATCTGCCATTGCGGAGAAAATAGGCATTTGGGGAGACGATGATTTGGCAGTCAGCGGACCGGAGCTTGATGATATGTCGGAGGAGGAATTGAGCCGAAAGCTGGAGCATATCAGCGTCTATGCCAGAGTTTCGCCGGAGCATAAAATACGGATCGTCCGCTCCTGGCAGAAAAAAGGCCACATCGTAGCCATGACAGGAGATGGGGTCAATGACGCTCCGGCCTTAAAACAGGCCGACATCGGGGTTGCCATGGGAAAAATGGGGACAGAAGTGTCAAAGGATGCCTCTGCCATGATCCTGACGGATGATAACTTTGCAACCATAATTAAGGCGGTTGCCAATGGCCGTAATGTTTACCGGAACATCCGGAATGCCATTAAATTTCTTTTATCAGGAAATATGGCTGGGATATTATGCGTCTTGTATACATCCTTTCTGGCTCTTCCACCTCCATTTGCGCCGGTTCACTTACTGTTTATCAACCTTCTGACCGACTCTCTTCCAGCCATTGCAATCGGCATGGAAAAGGCGGAGGCGGACTTATTGGCCCAAAAGCCCAGGAATCCCAAAGAAGGAATCTTAACAAAGCGTTTTGTCCTTCAGGTCCTGCTTCAGGGGGCCCTCATAGCGGGCTGTACCATGACCTCTTACCATACAGGCATGGTGACCGGAAGCGAGGCCGCTGCCAGCACCATGGCATTTTCCACCCTGACCCTGGCAAGGCTGTTTCATGGCTTTAACTGCAGAAGCGGCCATTCCATCTTAAAGATAGGATTTAAAAGCAATTTATGGAGCATTATGGCCTTTGAGGCTGGGGCCATTCTTTTGGCAGCGGTTCTATTCATACCAAGGCTTCATACCTTTTTTTACGTGGCAGATTTAAACGCAAGGCAGTTTATCACCATTTTTATATTTGCAATTATTCCTACGCTTGTAATTCAGGCATTTAAGACCATAAGAGAGAGTCTCCATTAAGAAAATAAAGCCGGCAATGTAGGGTGAAAATATTACGCACGGATTTTTCATGAAAAACAAGACTTTCTGCGAAAAAGAAGTGTAATAAAAGATAACTTTTTCGCAGAAATCAATCAAGTATCCAAGCAAAGCCTGCGATGATTTGCTTTTATAGATTCAGGTAGCTTAATCTTTTTATGGACAATCAGAAATGTTTACGCAACAAGTCAGAGGGGCTGGAAGATATAAACTTCCGGCCCCTTTTGGTATGTCTGATGCGGAAAAAATTAATATTTACCTGTTTCTGGTTTGGAGTGAACGATATCCCCAATGCGTTTATTGACAGAAGTGGCAAAAAGATTTAACATAAACTTATGTTTCATTTTCTCCCATGCATTCAGCCGATCATGAAGTTCTGCATAGCACAATTAAATGGAGGATATTATATGAATGATTATTTCAGTAAGGATATCCGGGAGTCTGTCCGGGAGTTGAAAACCGACCTCCTTCAAGGATTATCCGGGCAGGAAGCCCAAAAAAGGCTTGAGGAAAACGGTCACAACCGTCTGCAGGGGGCGGCGGAACGGACCCTGTTTCAGTTGTTCGCTGAACAATTTAAGGATTTTCTCGTAATTATTCTGATTGTTGCAGCTATCATCTCCATGGTTGTGGGAATCGTGCAGGGAGAGGGGATTATTGACAGTCTCGTCATCATTGCCATCGTCATCGTCAACGCGATTATCGGTGTAAATCAGGAAACAAAAGCGAACAATGCGCTGAAGGCTCTTAAGGAAATGTCAAGCCCGCAGGCAAAAGTCATCCGAAACGGAGATATCGTAAGGATGCCTTCCGACGAGCTTGTAACAGGCGATGTGGTAATCCTTGATGCGGGAGATTACATACCGGCGGATGAAAGGCTTGCAGAAAGCTTTAACTTAAAGATCGATGAGGCGGCGATTACCGGTGAATCAGTTCCTGTGGAAAAGAACTGCGAAAGCATACTTCCTGATGATGCGCCTCTGGGCGACCGTGTCAATTCCGCCTTTATGGGAACTGTGATCACCTATGGAAGAGGCAAGGGCATCGTATCCGCAACTGGAATGGAAACCCAAATGGGCAATATTGCCGCCATGTTAAATGAATCCGAAGAGGAGACAACCCCACTTCAAAAGAAGCTTGACAGCCTGGGTAAGGTTTTGGGAATTGTCTGCATCGCCGTATGTGCCATAATTTTTGTCCTGGGACTGCTCCAGGGGGATGAGCTTATGGAAATCTTCATGGTTTCTGTTTCTCTGGCCGTGGCCGCCATACCGGAAGGGCTTACGGTAGTCGTTACCGTAATTCTTGCGATGGGCATGCAGCAGATGGTGAAGTCCCACGCCATCATAAAGAGGCTTTCCGCTGTCGAAACGCTGGGAAGCACAACGGTTATCTGTTCCGATAAGACGGGAACTCTCACTCAGAATAAGATGACCGTGGTCAAGGTATTTGACCATGAGAAAGCTTATGATGTGACCGGGACAGGCTACAGCAGGGAAGGCTCCGTCACCGTAGAAGAAGGCGGCAGGCTATCGTCCAATATTACAGAACTCATAAAGGGCGCCGTACTTTGTAATGACGCGGTCTATGATATAGAGAAAAGCCAAATCATCGGAGATCCTACGGAAGGTGCTATGCTGGTTTTAGGAGAAAAAATCGGTCTCAGCAAAGACCGGTTGAATGAAGAATACCGGAGGGTTCAGGAAATACCCTTTGATTCCGACAGAAAGCTTATGTCCACGTTCCATGAAAAAAACGGAGAACTGACTATTTATACAAAGGGCGCTCCCGATGAGATTTTAAAGCGGTGTACCTACATATATAAGGATGGTGCGGTTTCGGAAATTACGGAGGCTGACCGGAGAAAAATCCTGGAAGCCAATTTAAGTTTTGCAAAAGGCGCATTGCGCGTGCTTGGCGTTGCAAGTAAGGCAGTTGATACTCTCGATGACTTTGACAGCCAGGAATACTCTCTTACCTATCTTGGACTCATGTGCATGATTGATCCGCCCAGAGAGGAAGTGAAGCCGGCCGTAGACGAATGCAGAAAAGCCGGAATCCGTGTGAAGATGATCACAGGGGACCACAAGATCACTGCCAGCGCTATTGCCGGGGATCTGGGAATCATGTCTCCTGGAGAAGAGGCTTTAGAAGGAGCTGAAATACAGCTTCTTTCCGATGAAGAGCTGAGAGAAAAGGTTAAAACCGTCAACGTATTTGCCCGGGTTTCACCAGAGCACAAGGTACGGCTTGTAGCCGCATGCAAGGCAAACGGAGAGATTGTCGCCATGACAGGAGACGGCGTAAACGATGCGCCAAGCCTTAAGAGAGCGGATATCGGCGTTGCCATGGGCATCACCGGAACAGATGTTTCAAAGGAGGCGGCCGATATGATCCTTACGGATGACAACTTTGTAAGCATTGTTCATGCTGTAGAGGAAGGAAGAACCATTTATAACAACATCCGAAAGGTGGTTGGCTACCTTCTCTCCTGTAACATCGGTGAGATACTTCTCATATTTTTGGCAATGCTCTTTAACCTGCCCATGCCGTTGATGCCCATTCACCTCCTTTCCATCAACTTAATCACCGATGCATTTCCGGCCTTTGCCCTGGGAATGGAGGAGAGGGAGCCGGGGATCATGGACCAGAAGCCGAGAGATCCCAATGAATCAATTATTGATAAGAAGATGCGCGTAGCTGTTGCCATGCAAAGTCTTTTCCTTGGTATCGGCGCTCTGACCGCTTTTTATATCGGGCATATCAGCTATAGAGACGTCGAAGGCGGAGAGACCATCGCCCGTACCATGTGCTTTGTAGCCCTTATTTTAGGCGAACTTTTCCGCGCCTACTCAAACAGAAGTGAAAAGAGGTCTATATTCGGAATCCGGCTTTTATCAAACTCTTTCTTGAATAAATGCGTAATCGCTTCCTTTGCATTTTTAGTGGTTGTGGTTTATGTGCCGTTCTTAAACACAATTTTCAGCACGGCGCCTCTTACTCTCACACAGCTAAGCGAAGCAATCGGCTTTGCGGTAGTTCCTACTCTGGGCGGTGAGCTTGCAAAGCTTATTACAAAAAGAATGAAATAGCAACGGGAAGCTGTGCCTTTCAAGACATGAATAAAGATTGAATAAACGCTGGAAATCTTGACATAATTTTTGCTCCATGGTACTATTAAGTATACATAAATAGTTAGCCTAAGAGATGACAGAGCCAGGTGATGAGTGCGGGGAACCGTTCATTTCCGAGGCTCTTTCTTTATCCCTTGAGAAAAGTTTAACAAGGAATAAAATCCGGGGCGTTTACTGGAAGGGGAAGGAACTATGGGAAGATACGTCATTGCCCTGGATCAGGGCACGACAAGTTCCAGATGTATCCTGTTCGATGAGCAGGGGAACATCTGCAGTGCAGCACAAAAGGAGTTTACTCAGATTTTTCCGGAGCCGGGCTGGGTGGAGCATGACCCTATGGAGATATGGTCCTCACAGCTTTCCGTGACCATGGAGGCCATGGGAAAGATCGGGGCCCATTACAGCGATATAGCTGCAATCGGGATCACGAATCAGAGGGAGACAACGGTAGTCTGGGATAAGGAAACTGGGGAGCCGGTCTATCATGCAATCGTGTGGCAGTGCCGAAGGACCGCGGACAGAATCGAGAAACTAAAGCATGACGGCCTGGATGGGCTCATTGTTGAAAGGACGGGACTGATCCCTGACGCTTACTTTTCAGGAAGCAAGATCGAATGGATCCTGGATCATGTAGAAGGGGCACGAGAACGGGCAGAACGTGGGGAACTTCTGTTTGGAACCGTGGATACCTGGCTGATCTGGAACTTAACCAAAGGCTGCATCCATGTGACAGATTATACTAATGCATCAAGAACCATGCTTTTTGATATACACAGAAAGTGCTGGGATGAGGAGATTCTAAACTATTTCCACATTCCCAGATGCATGCTGCCGGAGGTAAAACCATCAAGCTGTATTTATGGCTACACATCTTCGGATGTCATGGGAGGAAAGATTCCCATTGCAGGAGCAGCAGGCGACCAGCAGGCAGCTTTGTTTGGCCAGTGCTGCTTTGAGGCAGGGGAAGTAAAGAACACCTATGGAACCGGTTGTTTCCTTCTTATGAACACAGGAGAAAGGGCGGTAAAGTCCGAACATGGGCTTTTGACCACAATAGCTGCCAGTGACCAGGGAAGCATCCAGTATGCCCTGGAAGGAAGCGTGTTTGTGGCAGGAGCTGCCGTACAGTGGTTAAGGGATGAGATGCGGATGGTTCGTTCTGCCGCCCAGACAGAGGAATACTGCCGTGCTGCGGGGGATACAGGGGGCGTTTATGTAGTACCGGCATTTGCAGGACTTGGGGCACCTTATTGGGACCAGTACGCAAGAGGGACCATTGTGGGAGTAACCAGAGGAACCAGCAAGGAGCAGTTTATCCGGGCAACGGTGGAATCCATGGCTTATCAGGTCTGCGATCTCATTGAGGCTAT is a genomic window of Lacrimispora sphenoides containing:
- the glpK gene encoding glycerol kinase GlpK — its product is MGRYVIALDQGTTSSRCILFDEQGNICSAAQKEFTQIFPEPGWVEHDPMEIWSSQLSVTMEAMGKIGAHYSDIAAIGITNQRETTVVWDKETGEPVYHAIVWQCRRTADRIEKLKHDGLDGLIVERTGLIPDAYFSGSKIEWILDHVEGARERAERGELLFGTVDTWLIWNLTKGCIHVTDYTNASRTMLFDIHRKCWDEEILNYFHIPRCMLPEVKPSSCIYGYTSSDVMGGKIPIAGAAGDQQAALFGQCCFEAGEVKNTYGTGCFLLMNTGERAVKSEHGLLTTIAASDQGSIQYALEGSVFVAGAAVQWLRDEMRMVRSAAQTEEYCRAAGDTGGVYVVPAFAGLGAPYWDQYARGTIVGVTRGTSKEQFIRATVESMAYQVCDLIEAMEQDSDIHLKELKVDGGACANNFLMQFQSDLLNTEIVRPECIETTALGAAYLAGLAVGYWKSREEIKANWKVSKAFDSQMEGEHRKRLVKGWKRAVKCALYWSEEEE